The proteins below come from a single Caenibius sp. WL genomic window:
- a CDS encoding AraC family transcriptional regulator has translation MAAVIRQVRWVSATYAFPHVTIDIMDARKPIQQVVQDNGINDEHTIGAEMSNVGSLQSSWRYVGSAGPTHAPCDALSYVPAQIPWGTSIAGRGVASGIACRFAPDHFDSVTRIGGDWTQRHLQACRDLSSSTIRDILRRIYNEIRAPSFASDVIVSSLSEVILVELARYFHGIPKADSLRHGGMLSKDDLLHIRSLVERALDQRLSIKQLADALGYSEGYFYAVFKRTTGLTPHKYIETMRMRKAIDLIAQDELSIKQIAYAVGFSSPSSFSVAFRRLAGVSPSQSTAIKPAVFISKLPLLEKFDG, from the coding sequence ATGGCGGCAGTAATCCGACAAGTCAGATGGGTGTCGGCGACCTACGCTTTTCCGCATGTTACCATTGACATCATGGACGCCCGCAAACCCATACAGCAAGTGGTGCAAGACAACGGCATAAACGATGAACACACTATCGGTGCTGAAATGAGCAACGTCGGCTCGCTGCAATCCAGTTGGCGATACGTTGGGTCCGCCGGGCCGACCCATGCCCCTTGCGATGCCCTGTCCTATGTTCCAGCGCAGATTCCCTGGGGCACCTCTATAGCAGGACGTGGGGTGGCATCAGGTATCGCCTGTCGCTTTGCTCCCGATCACTTCGATAGCGTCACCCGAATTGGCGGCGACTGGACTCAACGGCACCTGCAAGCCTGCCGGGATTTGTCCAGCAGCACCATCAGAGACATATTGCGCCGAATTTATAACGAGATCCGCGCGCCCAGCTTCGCTTCGGACGTTATCGTCAGTTCGCTTTCAGAGGTCATTCTGGTCGAACTTGCCAGATATTTCCACGGCATCCCCAAGGCCGACAGTTTACGCCACGGCGGCATGTTGAGCAAAGACGACCTGCTACACATCCGCAGCCTTGTTGAACGCGCGCTCGACCAGCGCCTGTCGATTAAACAACTGGCCGATGCCCTAGGATACAGCGAAGGATATTTCTACGCAGTTTTCAAGCGAACCACAGGGCTCACACCGCACAAATATATCGAAACCATGCGGATGCGGAAGGCGATAGACCTGATAGCGCAGGACGAGTTGAGCATCAAACAAATCGCCTACGCCGTGGGCTTCTCCAGCCCGAGCAGCTTTTCGGTCGCGTTCCGTCGTCTAGCTGGAGTGAGCCCATCACAATCAACCGCGATCAAACCCGCAGTATTCATCTCTAAGCTACCACTACTCGAAAAGTTCGATGGATAG
- a CDS encoding SDR family oxidoreductase: MAQQERVALITGGVGDIGQAIARRLRVQGLRIVLLDLVPQMDGRAVAAALGEGITYRQCDVTDRAQVEAAFAEEEQIYVAIANAGVVLGDQFLSVSEESWHTTMEVNLTGTFHIAQVAAKRMVQQSRDVNGVRGKVLFTGSWTQNRPCPRSAIYGASKAGVQMLAQCMAQELADEGVLVNVVAPGAVDGGITRRTYAQNAGFREQMAGMVPLKTLQPVDSVAGAFAYLCSSDADHMTGSTMVVDGGLSLLSCQV, translated from the coding sequence ATGGCGCAACAAGAGCGGGTCGCGCTGATCACGGGCGGAGTGGGGGACATCGGGCAGGCGATTGCCCGGCGCCTGCGCGTGCAGGGGTTGCGTATCGTACTACTTGATCTCGTGCCCCAAATGGATGGGCGTGCCGTCGCGGCCGCGCTAGGTGAAGGCATAACCTACCGCCAATGCGACGTCACCGACCGTGCGCAAGTCGAAGCGGCTTTTGCTGAAGAAGAGCAGATTTACGTCGCGATCGCCAATGCCGGGGTCGTGCTCGGCGATCAATTCCTCAGCGTAAGTGAGGAAAGCTGGCACACGACAATGGAGGTCAACCTCACCGGGACGTTCCATATCGCGCAAGTTGCGGCAAAGCGCATGGTCCAGCAAAGCCGCGACGTGAATGGTGTTCGCGGCAAGGTGCTCTTCACGGGATCGTGGACGCAAAATCGTCCTTGTCCGCGTTCAGCGATTTACGGGGCGAGCAAGGCCGGGGTTCAGATGCTGGCACAATGCATGGCGCAGGAACTCGCTGACGAAGGTGTCTTGGTCAACGTGGTTGCACCGGGTGCCGTCGATGGCGGGATCACCCGGCGAACCTATGCCCAGAACGCCGGGTTTCGTGAGCAAATGGCCGGCATGGTGCCGCTAAAGACATTGCAGCCGGTCGACAGTGTGGCCGGGGCCTTCGCTTATCTTTGCTCTTCCGATGCCGACCACATGACGGGTTCGACGATGGTCGTCGATGGCGGGCTGAGCCTGCTTAGCTGCCAGGTCTGA
- a CDS encoding LLM class flavin-dependent oxidoreductase, with amino-acid sequence MSHFRPDCMKFGAFIAPYHGIADNVTLTIERDMELVELMERLDFDEAWIGEHHSAGFEPIASPEVFIAAVAERTRRIRLGTGVSSLTYHHPLILADRIVQLDHQTRGRIMLGAGPGQLPSDAAMLGIDPARQRDMMGAALEAIVDLLDGKVVTRDEGWFTLRDARLQVLPYQQPRMEVAVACAVTPNGPVTAGRMGAAMLSVAASSGAGFATLPDHWRICEKVAQESGRAVHRNNWRIVAPIHIAETREQAMADVAAGIMPNVLDYLRKLGVQMPCLEGIESAEDAVRSWCGNTWGTFGRLTCGTPDDVVECIEGMLDQSGGFGTFLLLAHNAANWDATCKSYELFARYVMPRFQNRDRRAESLAWVSTHSVDLIGSVAAATRNALDQHKNRL; translated from the coding sequence ATGAGCCATTTTCGGCCGGACTGTATGAAGTTCGGTGCCTTTATCGCGCCCTATCACGGGATTGCGGACAATGTGACGCTGACGATCGAGCGTGACATGGAACTGGTTGAGCTGATGGAGCGGCTCGACTTTGATGAAGCCTGGATCGGCGAACATCATTCAGCAGGTTTCGAACCCATTGCGTCGCCCGAAGTCTTTATCGCCGCCGTTGCGGAGCGGACCCGGCGGATCAGGCTGGGCACCGGGGTCAGTTCGCTGACCTATCACCACCCGCTGATTTTGGCGGACCGAATCGTGCAGCTTGATCACCAGACACGGGGGCGAATTATGTTGGGGGCTGGTCCGGGACAACTGCCCTCCGACGCCGCCATGCTTGGTATCGATCCCGCACGTCAGCGTGACATGATGGGGGCGGCACTCGAAGCGATTGTTGATCTTCTCGATGGTAAGGTCGTCACGCGTGATGAGGGGTGGTTCACCTTGCGCGATGCTCGCTTGCAAGTGCTGCCCTATCAGCAGCCACGGATGGAAGTGGCGGTGGCCTGTGCGGTTACACCGAATGGCCCGGTTACCGCTGGCCGAATGGGGGCGGCCATGCTTTCTGTGGCAGCCTCAAGCGGTGCGGGATTCGCTACACTCCCCGATCACTGGCGCATCTGCGAAAAGGTTGCGCAGGAAAGTGGCCGTGCCGTGCACCGCAACAACTGGCGGATCGTGGCCCCGATCCACATTGCCGAAACGCGCGAACAGGCGATGGCGGATGTCGCCGCCGGAATCATGCCCAACGTGCTAGACTATCTCCGAAAACTGGGTGTGCAGATGCCCTGTCTGGAGGGAATCGAAAGCGCGGAAGACGCTGTTCGGTCATGGTGCGGCAACACCTGGGGCACATTTGGCCGTCTGACCTGCGGAACGCCGGACGACGTTGTGGAATGCATCGAAGGCATGCTCGATCAATCGGGCGGCTTCGGGACGTTCCTGCTGCTGGCGCACAATGCGGCCAATTGGGACGCTACCTGCAAAAGCTACGAGCTGTTCGCACGGTACGTGATGCCAAGGTTCCAAAACCGCGATCGCCGCGCGGAATCGCTCGCCTGGGTCTCAACCCACAGCGTGGACCTGATCGGGTCCGTCGCGGCAGCAACCCGCAACGCGCTCGATCAGCACAAAAACCGTCTGTGA
- a CDS encoding TonB-dependent receptor, which translates to MKTAKIALLSGVALLSFGSAAQAQDASEVSEAGIADIVVTAQKRGENLQRMPVAISAFTSEQLDLQGISETKDLSAIAPNVAVLGGTTNATASVVTIRGIPTSSDESMGYDSPIGIYVDGVYLARSAASSFEVADIERVEVLRGPQGTLFGRNTTGGAVNFVTKRPTEDFNLSLRAGIGNFDQRVLRGVINTGTIAGIARSSLSYLYKSRDGVVDNLLQPDRLDPGAASTHSLRWALSIDLADNVTLANAFDWARIKSVSAFQQLVGVGNGNVSDFPATMTIGGNVFPKVQPANVLGYLQSATSGEAECGSPLSQMSRTWRSRVCNNSSRPSVDKVWGNMTRLEANLDTVTLRSTTAIRWWRNTLLSNDLDGLGTVRGPAFTQDSLLNGMPIAVLNQISGLTPEARAALAAAAVPTTTQDLFEITDKRRHHQFSQELEVVSRSGGAFEWVLGGFFFKEKGREYNPQHYAYVLDTDAIFSEASFGALAPELRAGNPARFRAMAVPSALGYTASTRSYAIYGQGTWRPGGPGGRIGVTLGLRHSWDSKTLAVFQNGIAPFEPEDLARNRGTKKFRALTGNLSIDFRATDDINLYARVARGYRSGGFDARQDTSQLALAPFNSEKIWSYEVGAKAKLGNRVRINSAFFYNIYSDQFVTVPVPVGEGQSFGSIVVNAGKTRYYGFEVDGKALIADGFELDGAFGYVKADPVTYLAGDIAHQPHNVASVIKLNYAPKVTASAGASYRYDLGGSQLLFRLGYAYTSSFYMFGNPLTAPFSQATKGDARGLLDGQIRLDRINLGGGELSVTLWAKNLTNRHYASRAVDFGQLGFSTVSFGDPRTFGLTLDGKF; encoded by the coding sequence ATGAAGACCGCGAAAATTGCGCTTTTGAGTGGAGTGGCTCTGCTCTCTTTTGGGTCCGCTGCACAAGCACAGGATGCATCGGAAGTCAGTGAAGCCGGAATTGCCGACATTGTCGTGACAGCGCAGAAGCGCGGCGAAAATCTTCAGCGAATGCCGGTGGCCATTTCGGCGTTCACATCCGAACAGCTCGACTTGCAAGGCATCTCCGAAACCAAGGACTTGTCAGCCATTGCGCCCAACGTCGCGGTACTCGGCGGGACGACCAACGCCACCGCATCGGTGGTGACAATCCGGGGCATCCCGACGTCTTCGGATGAATCGATGGGTTACGATTCTCCTATCGGGATCTATGTCGATGGCGTCTATCTGGCACGCAGCGCGGCGTCTTCATTCGAAGTGGCGGATATCGAGCGGGTGGAAGTTCTAAGAGGCCCACAGGGAACCTTGTTCGGGCGCAACACCACCGGCGGTGCAGTCAACTTCGTGACCAAACGGCCGACTGAAGACTTCAACCTGTCATTGCGTGCCGGAATCGGCAATTTCGACCAGCGCGTGCTGCGCGGCGTTATCAACACCGGGACGATCGCCGGGATTGCTCGGTCCTCGTTGTCCTATCTCTACAAATCGCGGGACGGGGTGGTCGACAATCTCTTGCAGCCCGACCGGCTCGACCCTGGCGCAGCGTCCACGCACAGCCTGCGCTGGGCGCTGTCGATCGATTTGGCGGACAATGTGACGTTGGCCAACGCGTTCGATTGGGCCCGGATCAAAAGCGTGTCGGCCTTTCAGCAACTGGTCGGCGTGGGCAATGGCAACGTCAGCGATTTCCCTGCCACTATGACGATCGGCGGCAACGTCTTCCCCAAGGTGCAGCCCGCCAATGTTCTTGGTTATCTGCAAAGTGCGACATCAGGCGAAGCGGAATGCGGATCGCCGCTGTCACAGATGTCCAGGACTTGGCGTAGCCGTGTTTGCAACAATTCCAGCAGACCATCGGTCGACAAGGTCTGGGGGAACATGACTCGCCTGGAGGCAAATCTGGATACTGTGACTCTGCGATCGACCACAGCCATCCGCTGGTGGCGAAACACCCTTTTGTCGAACGATCTTGATGGATTGGGTACAGTGCGCGGGCCCGCCTTCACGCAAGATAGTCTGCTCAACGGCATGCCGATCGCGGTGCTGAACCAGATCTCCGGTTTGACCCCGGAGGCACGCGCCGCCTTGGCAGCCGCAGCGGTTCCGACGACCACGCAGGATCTGTTTGAAATCACCGACAAGCGGCGACATCATCAGTTCAGCCAGGAACTGGAAGTGGTCTCGCGCTCGGGCGGGGCATTCGAATGGGTTCTCGGCGGCTTCTTCTTCAAGGAAAAGGGTCGCGAATATAACCCCCAGCATTACGCCTATGTCCTTGATACCGACGCGATCTTCTCAGAAGCCAGTTTCGGGGCGCTTGCACCGGAGTTGCGTGCGGGCAATCCAGCGCGCTTCCGCGCGATGGCGGTTCCTTCGGCATTAGGTTACACCGCCAGCACGCGATCCTATGCGATCTACGGACAGGGAACGTGGCGCCCAGGTGGGCCCGGCGGCCGTATTGGCGTAACCCTCGGGCTGCGTCATTCCTGGGATTCCAAGACGTTGGCGGTGTTCCAAAACGGCATTGCACCGTTTGAGCCAGAAGACCTAGCGCGCAATCGCGGGACGAAGAAGTTCCGCGCGTTAACCGGCAACCTGTCTATCGATTTTCGCGCGACGGACGACATCAATCTCTATGCCCGAGTTGCACGTGGCTATCGGTCGGGTGGGTTCGATGCTCGCCAGGACACGTCGCAGCTCGCTTTAGCGCCGTTCAATTCGGAAAAAATCTGGTCGTACGAAGTGGGTGCGAAGGCCAAGTTGGGCAACCGCGTGCGGATCAATTCTGCGTTCTTTTACAACATCTATAGCGATCAATTCGTGACCGTTCCGGTGCCAGTGGGTGAAGGCCAAAGCTTTGGCAGCATTGTCGTCAACGCGGGCAAGACGCGGTACTATGGCTTTGAAGTGGACGGCAAGGCGCTAATCGCCGATGGTTTCGAACTCGATGGGGCGTTCGGATACGTAAAGGCCGACCCGGTGACATATCTGGCTGGTGATATCGCGCATCAGCCGCACAATGTCGCCTCGGTAATTAAACTGAACTATGCGCCGAAAGTGACGGCGAGTGCCGGGGCAAGCTATCGCTATGATCTTGGAGGCAGCCAACTCTTGTTCCGATTGGGATACGCTTATACCTCATCGTTCTATATGTTCGGGAACCCGCTGACAGCGCCGTTTTCACAAGCCACTAAAGGTGATGCGCGAGGGCTGCTTGATGGGCAAATTCGCTTGGATCGGATCAATCTTGGCGGTGGCGAGCTGAGCGTCACACTCTGGGCGAAAAACCTAACGAACAGGCACTATGCCAGCCGCGCGGTGGATTTTGGCCAGCTTGGCTTCTCGACGGTTAGCTTTGGTGATCCCCGTACGTTTGGTTTGACCCTCGACGGCAAGTTCTAA
- the yacG gene encoding DNA gyrase inhibitor YacG: MTDQLKQKRCPICKRPRVEQFTPFCSSRCRDRDLAQWFNDGYALPGPPASPDELDKER; encoded by the coding sequence ATGACCGACCAGCTCAAACAGAAGCGCTGCCCCATCTGCAAACGCCCGCGGGTGGAGCAATTCACCCCGTTCTGCTCCTCGCGCTGCCGTGATCGCGACCTCGCGCAATGGTTCAACGACGGCTACGCCCTGCCCGGTCCACCCGCTTCTCCGGACGAACTCGACAAAGAACGATAA
- a CDS encoding Maf family nucleotide pyrophosphatase, with product MGAPQLILASASPRRRELISRLGVEPVRVGGADIDETPHKGELPRVYAQRMAREKALAAADADAFVLAGDTVVACRRRILPKAEDEATARQCLTLLSGRRHRVLSAIALRAPDGTVRERLSETQVRFKRLSDAEIDAYIAGGEWHGKAGGYAIQGSAEGLIAWIQGSHSGVVGLPLFETRALLKSAGFSLG from the coding sequence ATGGGCGCGCCGCAGCTCATCCTTGCATCGGCCAGCCCCCGGCGGCGCGAACTGATCTCGCGGCTTGGCGTGGAACCTGTCCGCGTGGGCGGCGCCGATATCGACGAAACCCCGCACAAGGGCGAATTGCCCCGCGTCTATGCCCAGCGCATGGCGCGCGAGAAAGCCCTCGCCGCGGCGGATGCGGATGCTTTCGTCCTCGCGGGCGATACCGTGGTTGCCTGCAGGCGGCGCATCCTGCCCAAGGCGGAAGACGAAGCGACCGCGCGCCAGTGCCTCACGCTGCTGTCGGGCCGCCGCCACCGCGTACTTTCCGCCATCGCCCTGCGCGCGCCCGATGGCACGGTGCGCGAACGGTTGAGCGAAACGCAAGTGCGCTTCAAGCGCCTCTCGGATGCCGAGATCGACGCCTATATCGCCGGGGGCGAATGGCACGGCAAGGCAGGCGGCTATGCCATCCAGGGCTCCGCCGAAGGGCTGATCGCCTGGATACAGGGCAGCCATTCGGGCGTCGTCGGCCTGCCGCTGTTCGAAACGCGCGCACTGCTCAAATCCGCCGGGTTTTCCCTTGGCTGA
- the infA gene encoding translation initiation factor IF-1, with product MAKEELLEMRGKVVELLPNAMFRVELENGHEILGHTAGKMRKNRIRVLVGDEVLVELTPYDLTKGRITYRFMPGRGGPGPQ from the coding sequence ATGGCGAAAGAAGAACTCCTCGAAATGCGCGGCAAGGTGGTGGAATTGCTGCCGAACGCGATGTTCCGGGTCGAGCTCGAAAACGGCCATGAAATCCTCGGTCACACGGCGGGAAAAATGCGCAAGAACCGCATCCGTGTGCTGGTGGGCGACGAAGTGCTCGTCGAACTGACGCCTTACGACCTGACCAAGGGCCGCATCACCTACCGCTTCATGCCCGGCCGGGGCGGCCCGGGCCCGCAATAG
- a CDS encoding nuclear transport factor 2 family protein has translation MDIDPAQFAARWAAAWNAHDVEAVLAHFHEEAAFTSPFAAQVMPETGGVLRGKAAIRAYWTAGLARIPDLHFTVEGVFAGVDCLVIAYTNQKGTRVSEVLRFAGGKVIEGHGTYPVDVANPTGAQDG, from the coding sequence ATGGACATCGATCCCGCACAGTTCGCCGCCCGCTGGGCCGCAGCCTGGAATGCCCATGATGTAGAGGCGGTGCTGGCCCATTTCCATGAGGAGGCGGCGTTTACTTCGCCCTTCGCCGCGCAGGTCATGCCGGAAACCGGCGGCGTTCTGCGCGGCAAGGCCGCCATCCGCGCTTACTGGACGGCGGGCCTGGCGCGCATTCCCGATCTGCATTTCACGGTTGAGGGGGTGTTCGCCGGGGTCGATTGCCTCGTCATCGCCTATACCAACCAGAAAGGCACGCGGGTGAGCGAAGTCCTGCGCTTCGCAGGCGGCAAGGTGATCGAAGGCCACGGCACCTACCCGGTGGACGTGGCCAATCCCACCGGGGCGCAAGACGGCTGA
- the uvrC gene encoding excinuclease ABC subunit UvrC → MAKTPAGTPPHPQGADRFNEDRATDTMRSSRPDLAAGVAAIRETLATLKPKPGVYRMCDARGDVLYVGKARALKNRVANYTQVDRLPLRLQRMVAQTRGMEIVTTNSEAEALLLEAQLIKRFRPPYNVLLRDDKSFPFILLRADHDFPRIMKHRGARKAKGNYYGPFASAGSVNTTINALQKLFLLRSCTDSFFARRDRPCLLYQIKRCSAPCVGRIDAQGYAELVRQAKDFLGGRSNTVQQEIQRQMQQAAEALDFESAAMLRDRLRAATFIQGSQAINAQGLGDADIFAMAVKGGHVAIQAFFIRGGQNWGHRAFFPAHTEGVEDAAVLSGVLAQFYEEVPPPRMILVDRDLPDAALLAEALREAAGHKVEIAVPQRGERRKLVEQASRNAVEALDRRLAERGTQTKILREMAEFLELPEVPRRIEIYDNSHIQGAKAVGGMVVAGPEGFIKNQYRKFNIRSAQTNDDFGMMREVMERRFSRALEEDPDRAKEVNGVGVWPDLVLIDGGKGQMSAVRDTLEELGIEDVPLIAIAKGPHHGREGREVFHFPDGREKMLPVNSPVLFYLQRLRDEVHRYAIGVHRDKRSRAITASPLDEIPGIGPARKRALLLHFGTAGKVRAASLEDLQRAPGVSAAVAQTVYDFYHPGG, encoded by the coding sequence ATGGCTAAGACCCCGGCCGGAACCCCGCCGCACCCGCAAGGCGCGGACCGTTTCAACGAGGACCGCGCGACCGATACCATGCGTTCTTCGCGCCCCGATCTCGCGGCGGGGGTGGCCGCGATCCGCGAAACGCTGGCGACGCTGAAGCCCAAGCCGGGCGTCTATCGCATGTGCGATGCGCGCGGCGACGTGCTCTATGTCGGCAAGGCGCGCGCGCTGAAGAACCGGGTGGCGAATTATACGCAGGTCGACCGCCTGCCGCTGCGCCTGCAACGCATGGTGGCGCAGACGCGCGGCATGGAAATCGTCACCACCAATTCGGAAGCGGAGGCGCTGCTGCTCGAAGCGCAGCTGATCAAGCGGTTCCGCCCGCCCTACAACGTGCTGCTGCGAGACGACAAAAGCTTCCCGTTCATCCTGCTGCGCGCCGATCACGATTTCCCCCGCATCATGAAGCATCGCGGCGCGCGCAAGGCGAAAGGCAATTACTACGGCCCGTTCGCCAGCGCCGGCAGCGTCAACACCACGATCAACGCCTTGCAGAAGCTGTTCCTGCTGCGCAGTTGCACCGACAGCTTCTTTGCCCGCCGTGATCGGCCATGCCTGCTCTATCAGATCAAGCGTTGTTCGGCCCCCTGCGTGGGGCGGATCGATGCGCAGGGCTATGCCGAACTGGTGCGGCAAGCGAAGGATTTCCTCGGCGGGCGGTCGAACACGGTGCAGCAGGAAATCCAGCGGCAGATGCAGCAGGCCGCCGAAGCGCTCGATTTCGAAAGCGCGGCCATGCTGCGCGACCGGCTGCGCGCGGCGACGTTCATTCAGGGCAGCCAGGCGATCAATGCGCAGGGGCTGGGCGATGCCGATATCTTCGCCATGGCGGTGAAGGGCGGGCACGTCGCGATCCAGGCGTTCTTTATCCGCGGCGGGCAGAACTGGGGACACCGCGCGTTCTTCCCCGCGCATACCGAAGGGGTGGAGGATGCGGCGGTGCTGTCGGGCGTGCTGGCGCAGTTCTATGAAGAAGTGCCGCCGCCGCGCATGATTCTGGTGGACCGTGATTTGCCCGATGCGGCCCTGCTGGCCGAGGCGCTGCGCGAAGCGGCGGGGCACAAGGTGGAAATCGCCGTGCCGCAGCGGGGGGAGCGGCGCAAGCTGGTGGAGCAGGCCAGCCGCAACGCGGTGGAAGCGCTCGACCGGCGGCTGGCCGAACGCGGCACGCAGACGAAAATCCTGCGCGAAATGGCCGAATTCCTCGAACTGCCCGAAGTGCCCCGGCGGATCGAAATCTACGACAACAGCCATATCCAGGGTGCCAAGGCGGTGGGCGGCATGGTGGTGGCCGGGCCGGAAGGGTTCATCAAGAACCAGTATCGCAAGTTCAACATCCGCAGCGCGCAGACGAACGACGATTTCGGGATGATGCGCGAAGTGATGGAGCGGCGCTTTTCCCGCGCGCTGGAGGAAGACCCGGACCGCGCCAAGGAAGTCAACGGCGTGGGGGTGTGGCCCGATCTCGTGCTGATCGATGGCGGCAAAGGGCAGATGAGCGCGGTCAGGGATACGCTGGAGGAACTGGGGATCGAGGACGTGCCGCTGATCGCCATCGCCAAGGGGCCGCATCATGGCCGCGAAGGGCGTGAAGTGTTCCACTTTCCCGATGGGCGGGAAAAGATGCTGCCGGTCAATTCGCCGGTGCTGTTCTATCTCCAGCGCCTGCGCGATGAGGTGCACCGCTATGCCATCGGCGTCCACCGAGACAAGCGTAGCCGGGCGATCACCGCCAGCCCGCTGGACGAGATTCCCGGCATCGGCCCGGCGCGCAAGCGGGCGCTGCTGCTGCATTTCGGCACGGCAGGCAAAGTCCGCGCGGCATCGCTGGAAGATTTGCAACGCGCGCCGGGCGTGAGCGCGGCGGTGGCGCAGACAGTGTACGATTTCTACCACCCCGGCGGGTAG
- a CDS encoding acyl-CoA thioesterase II has protein sequence MLLEETPERLVADLVLLLDMEPRGANRFEGRRWKLTPGRLFGGQVIAQALAAAERTVDEDRSAHSLHAYFLRTGSSELPISYMVTNDFDGRSFSNRRVVASQQGEPILSLTASFHVGERGVEHQRQPMPMVEEPEGLERMSRQLVRFAERCGTTKPVPIKRPLAFDIRTVEEPCWLTGERSEAVAHTWVRAVAPLPDDPRVHRAVLAYASDMQLLMTALRPHGKSMVRGDMRGSSLDHAIWFHEPFRADEWLLYVTESPWAGNGRGFTRGQIFTRDGRLVASTAQEGVLREVKQD, from the coding sequence ATGTTGCTTGAAGAGACACCCGAACGGCTGGTCGCGGATCTCGTTCTCCTTCTCGACATGGAGCCGCGCGGCGCCAATCGTTTCGAAGGCCGACGCTGGAAGCTGACGCCCGGCCGCCTGTTTGGCGGGCAGGTCATCGCCCAGGCGCTGGCCGCCGCCGAACGGACTGTGGATGAGGATCGTTCCGCCCATTCGCTGCACGCCTATTTCCTCCGCACCGGCTCCAGCGAACTGCCGATCAGTTACATGGTCACCAACGATTTCGACGGACGCAGCTTTTCCAATCGCCGCGTCGTCGCCAGCCAGCAGGGCGAACCGATCCTCAGCCTCACCGCCTCGTTCCATGTCGGCGAACGGGGGGTGGAACACCAGCGCCAGCCCATGCCCATGGTGGAGGAACCCGAAGGGCTGGAACGGATGTCGCGCCAGCTCGTCCGCTTCGCCGAACGGTGCGGGACGACCAAGCCCGTGCCGATCAAGCGCCCGCTCGCTTTCGATATCCGCACGGTCGAAGAACCCTGCTGGCTGACCGGCGAACGCAGCGAAGCGGTGGCGCATACCTGGGTCCGCGCGGTCGCCCCGCTGCCTGACGATCCGCGCGTGCACCGCGCCGTGCTGGCTTATGCCAGCGACATGCAACTGTTGATGACGGCGTTGCGCCCGCACGGCAAATCGATGGTGCGCGGCGATATGCGCGGGTCCAGCCTCGATCACGCGATCTGGTTCCACGAACCCTTCCGCGCCGACGAATGGCTGCTCTACGTCACCGAAAGCCCATGGGCGGGCAACGGGCGCGGTTTCACCCGGGGGCAGATCTTCACGCGTGACGGGCGGCTGGTCGCCAGCACCGCGCAGGAAGGCGTGCTGCGCGAGGTGAAGCAGGACTGA